From the genome of Brassica oleracea var. oleracea cultivar TO1000 chromosome C4, BOL, whole genome shotgun sequence:
TCACTAAATGGTTTATAACAAATGCAAATTTGTTCCTTGTTAATTTTGATAAGGAACCATCATTCCTCATCATTCCCAAAATGTTGTTTATGCTGGTAGTGTTTGTTGAATCAATACAATAAAAGAATCTAAAAATAAAAGATTATTCTTGAGGTATAGGAGAAATCTTTGGATGAAATCAAATGGAAAAAAACATAAATGAGATTTTGTTGAGTAAAGGTTCATTACAAAAATGATACAAATGTAAAGTGAACATTTTCAATATACAAATGTCTTATGAAAGTATGTTTATTAATCTAAGAAGAGGAGAATCAATCCCTTGCTAAAGAGATGTCTCTTTATTTATACAAGGAAGAAGCTAGGGCATCATAATAAAATGGACCTAGCTCATTGTGTAATGGGACTTGAGGGAGGATGTAAATCCACCCCCAACAACAACGAGCACCAGTTGTATCCACAGACGTGTGTTGACATGAAAAGATCAAGAGATCCACGGAAGCTCTATAGTCACAGGAACACAACTTAAGTAACGTTTAATATTAAAGTCAAGACTCTTCAAAACCGTTTACTTTGGTGTAAATATTTTGCAACCATTTTCACTCAAAGTAAGCGGAATTTCAACTTAGAATGCCAAGGCAGTTTCTTCAAAAAAAAACTTTCTTCAAATTAAGTCGATCACGAGATCTCCTTACGAAGCTTCATCAGATAAAAGAGACAAGTTAAAAAGAAATAGAAAAGAAAATGATATAATAAAAAAAAAAGGAGTAAATGGTGTTTACTCTACCAAAAGTTAAAATAAGCGTATATTTTTCTCTGAGTGAAAGTTAACTTAAAAGTTGAGTAAATATTTACTGTCCGTGTATTTTCTAATGCTAGTTGAAGCCAAATCTAGCAACTGAAGTCGAACGCAAAAGATGTCCTTATGACGCTTTCATCAACTGATCTGATTTCACTTTTTACGAAGACAAATCAGCTGCAAGTCATTGTTCAAGATCTGTAAACCACAGAGGCCAAAGGTAATAATAGCACAAGTACATCATACTTTTTATAATTTATAAGTAAGATTGTCATAGTACATAACGATGGATAAGACAGACATGCGTCCAACACGTCTGAAGTATCAGTTATTCAAACACCGAGATTAAACTAGTAAACTTGAAAGTTGCACATCGTTCATGAAAAGCGCCTACTAAACATGCAGAGGCTGGAGGACAGGACAGCCATTGAGGACGCGGAGCGCCACCACTAAATCTCCAGCATTACAGATTCCCTCTTTCTTTGCGACTTGGACACCGAAACTAATCATGTCCTCAATCGTTTTCGATTCCGCCCCCATCAGCGGAATGATCCCACGGGACACCAAGCCATGACTGGCCACATGAGACCACCATTTGAAGGACTCCGACATCGAAACAACCAAGAGAACAGGAACGCTCGGCCTGCACCTGGCCACAAGATTTACCGCAGCCTTGGCAGTGATAATGATAGCCTTTGCTTTGGGGTACTTCCAACAGGCGTAAGCGGCTTTCCTCGCCGTGATGGGTTGTAACGGTCTCGGAAGAGCTTTCCTTATTTTTTGCTGCACAGCTTTGTAATCGATGGAACTCTCCAACTCTTTGCAGAGGCTTGAAATTCTTTGCAAGGCGGTGTCAGGGTGAGCTTCTTCTTCGTCGGCTAGGAGCATGACGCAATCGGTGGTGCAATCGAGGACAGCGTTGGGGAGGTCGTCGTCGGTGGTTTGGCCCCCAAGAATCTGTACGGCTGTCACGATCGGTATCCCGAGTGCACTAGCCTTGTCGATCATCTTTTTCTGATCCACTCCCGGACTGCCTCTAGCCAACAAGACTGCATCAGTTTTCTCCATAATCTCATCCACATTAGCAGCTGCTTCTTCGTTGTCAATCTGTCAAAGTCATTAATTACCAAGAAATCAAATCTCAAGGGAAATCAAAATATTATTTATGATCAAAGGGTGGTCACGAGCATAGCTAGATGGAATATTTATAATATCAATCGGTCCCCATTTTTAACTCACCTTTGACATAAGCATGATGTTGTTTGCGTGCATACCAAGCAAGTTCCTGACTTGGTCTAGATCAGACCCTTTGTGAACAGAGGACAGAATAATGATGTCGATCCTATTCGGAATCCCCCATTGAACAATATCAACTTTATCTTTCCGTGTAAGCGTGGGGAGATTAATAGTCTCTCCTTCTCCAGTTCGTATCTCAGGACCCTATAAAACATATAAATAATAATCCCAAAGTGAATATTTTTTATAAACACACAAAAAAGAGAGAGAGAGAGAGAGAGAAAAGTATGGACCTTTGTGTCGAGCATGACGGCGCAGAGGATACCAGTGTTCCGTATGGCGGTTCTGAGATTAATGATAGTTTCTTGGTGGTGTGCGTGAGACCCCTCAGAGAAATCGAATCGGGCTATGTTCATACCAGCTTCGAGAAGCTTCTCTATCATCACAACTGATCTAGACGCTGCTCCAAGTGTCCACACCATCTTAGTCTTTGCCGCTCCAATCTTAATTTTTTGTTCATACGCCATTCTGAAAAATCCCCTACAAAAAAAAAAAGGCTTCTTTTTTTAATAGAGGAATTGTCAGTTTGTGTTTGTGGAAAAAAATATATATAATCAGACAACGGAGAAAATGATCTGCCTTGTCTGAAAAGTAACAACCTTTGTTTTGCTTCTAGATAACGGTTTCACGGAGGGCGGCGGAGGCGCGGTGGTGCTAGGCGACGCTTCTTTTTTCTCTGCGTTCGTTTGTGACGGCGGCTAGGTTTGTTTTTTTACCTTGGGATGTTAGGTACCGTCCACAGATCTTTAGATACACACGAAAAAGGAAAAAGGAAAGATTTATAGGAATAGGCTTGGGCCAAAAAAGATTAAAACAAGAGAACAAAACAAAATTTCTTTCCAAAAAAAAAAAAAAAATTAAAAGTTTGGGCCTTTTCACTATAAAATTGAAACAAATTTTAAAATGTTTTCAAATTATAAAATGGTGTTAAAAAGTCAAATTATAAAATGATGTGTTTTTTTAATCGGAAGGCTGTGAAAATGTATCTTCACATCGTATCCTATGTTTTTTATGCCAAAAATGCAATTACTTTTAAAACCTTAAAAAATATTTAAAAATTAGTCTTATCGTTTGAAGAACATTTTTTTTTAAATGGATTAATTTTAAAGAGTTGTATCTTTTTCTTATAAAAATTGTATTAGTTTTAAAGAAATTGATATCTATCTGAAAAGCCGTGAAAAATAATGTGCAATAATAAATAGAACAATTTGTGTTTGGATAGCAAAAAACGCTAAATGAAACAATAAAGTTATTAATCTTAATTTCTTTTCCTGCTAAATGAAAATGTGTGTGTGTTTTATTACAAATCTCCATTTTAGGTTACGAGTGTTACATGAACACATGATCCATGTTCTATGTATTCATACATTTAGATTATATAGAAATTTTGAATTGCCTTCCTTCTTCTTCTACTTCATGACGGTCATCATCTGATAATGGATCCGGTATGTGATCATCGTTCTAGATATCATCGCCACTATCTTCATTACCCTAGTAGTTTTCATTTCCATCTTCACAGCCAGCTTCTCTAAAATGATCGTCTTTACGAATTGGTACATCGAGAAGCTCATTATCATTTGACTGCAGCACCGGTTAAGACTCCTTATATCCAGTCATATCTTCAACAATAACCTCACAATCATCTCCCTCAAAATATGAATTCTCACCCGAGTCCATAGCTTCTTGTTCATTACGATGTACCACTGTTTCTTCTTCATCCTCACGTCTCACTGTTTCTTCATCAAATCCAGAACCTTCTTCATCTCGTGTCCTAATAAGAAGTCATCATGCGACAGAATCAATTACAAGAATCAATAATAAGAATTATTAACATGAAAGGAACTGATTTTACCTTTTTTTCTTAGTTGTTATTGAAACTTCAGGAACTTTAAAACCTTCTTGAACTGTGGGAGGAAAAGAAACATCTGGAACTTCAAAAACTATGGGATTTGATGAACCCCTTTGGATTTGAAGCTTATTTCGTGCTCTTCCTCGTCTTCCGGTGAACGTCTTCACCATCACGCACGCTGGAAATCTCTCTGCACTCGATCTAGGGTTTCAGTTTGGGGATTTCTTTGTTTTCAAGGAAAATCACAAACGTCGTTTCATATAATATTAACGGGTTATGACGTCTGACTTTTTTGATATTTAATTTGCCAAGTCATCATTAAATTGGGGAATAAAAACGTGCAACTAAAACTTCAGTATTTAAATTGCCTATTACAAATAGTATAGTCTGGGAATTAAAAACCATTTTTCCCGATCATTCAAGGATATAAATTGATGCTAGCTCACCTAACCTGTGCTAACCGAGGCTCGATGTTCAGTCCGTTTTGGAAAATACGTTAGAACTCCTAGTTATGCATGTGACTTGTGTCTGTCTACGCGCAAATGATTAAAGTTTTTTTAATGTGTGGTCATATTGCATTTTGAATCCACTTGACCGAAGACATGGAATCATTTCGATATATGAAATGCAATCAGCCAGTGTTATTCCTTGCCAATTATTGAACGTATATATAGAAACTGAAGTTAAGATATATTATAG
Proteins encoded in this window:
- the LOC106336738 gene encoding pyruvate kinase, cytosolic isozyme-like → MAYEQKIKIGAAKTKMVWTLGAASRSVVMIEKLLEAGMNIARFDFSEGSHAHHQETIINLRTAIRNTGILCAVMLDTKGPEIRTGEGETINLPTLTRKDKVDIVQWGIPNRIDIIILSSVHKGSDLDQVRNLLGMHANNIMLMSKIDNEEAAANVDEIMEKTDAVLLARGSPGVDQKKMIDKASALGIPIVTAVQILGGQTTDDDLPNAVLDCTTDCVMLLADEEEAHPDTALQRISSLCKELESSIDYKAVQQKIRKALPRPLQPITARKAAYACWKYPKAKAIIITAKAAVNLVARCRPSVPVLLVVSMSESFKWWSHVASHGLVSRGIIPLMGAESKTIEDMISFGVQVAKKEGICNAGDLVVALRVLNGCPVLQPLHV